The genomic segment TGCTGGTGAACAACGCAGGTGGTGCGCACCCCGGAACCGGGGAAACCATCACCGACGACGCGTTCCAAGCCGACTTCAACATCAAAGTCCTCTCCTGGCAGCGCACCATCAAGGCCGCGCTCCCCCACCTGCGCAAGAGTGACCAAGCGCGCGTGATCAACATCGGATCCGTGTACGCGCACTCCCCCTCCCCCGCGTTCTTCTCCACCTCCGTGCACCGCGCCGCCGGAGTGAACCTGACCAAAGCGTGGGCAGTGGAACTCGCGCCAGACAATATCCTGGTCAACGGCGTAAACATCGGCGTTATTGAAACCCCGCAATGGGCCAACATTCGCGACAAACGCGCGCCCGGTGCCACCATGGAAGAGTTCTTCCAGGCCACCGTTGATGCGGACATTCCGCTCGGGCGCATCGGCCAGCCGCAGGAACTCGCCGATGTTGTGGCCTTCCTGGCCAGCGCCCGCTCCTCCTACGTCACCGGCACCATCATTGATGTTGCTGGCGGGATGGGGGTTTAGGGGTTGGCCGCTGGGGTGTAGCGCGTGTAGTTCCGGGCTGATGCCGTAGTGTTCGCTCATCAAACTGTCGTTTTTAGGCTCCAAAAACGACAGTTTGATGAGCATCTTCTATGGGCGCTTGTCTAACCCCACCGTCAGATCATGGTGGAGATCCCAGCAAGAAAATCCCTACACTGGAAAGGCATCCCAGACCATCGTATGGAGGTTTACCTTGCACACCCGCATTCGACGTATCGGCCAGCGCACAGTCATCTACGCTTCACTCCGCCAAGAGCTCATGAAGCAAATGTTTGATGAGAAAGTTGGGACTGACGACTCAGTAAATTACGATGTTGACCTTGGCATACAGCGTTTCGCCATGGTGTCAAACACTGGTGAAGTCACCGCAAAAGCACACCTATTGGCGTCAATCGCGGCACAACCACCAACAATTTTGTGGGCCTACGCAGAGCTACTGGCCAGCCACGGTGCCGCAGTAGAACGCGCACAGAAAGTACGAGATTACGGTCTCGCGCATAACGAAGACGAACTCAGCAGTGAAGAGGTCGCCTACACGTTCCCCGCCGGTGCTGACCAAGGAGATGTGATTGCTAACGTCGCCCACGACATTGGCTCATTAGCGTTGACGGTTTTCGGCACCGACTATTACTACTACAGTGCCCCTATTGGTGGTGGGTCGCGCATGGTGCTTTTGCTTGAAAATCTCTCCGAGCCTGTGCCCCCGATCACGCTCAATGAGCTCTACGCCAGGCTGCCACGCTACCTTCAGCAGGTCGACGACATCCCGTGGTCACTGGAAGGTTTCGTAGAACTCATGCCCGGTTGGAGCCTGGAGCTCAACAACGACGCCGACGCACACCATGCCCGCATCACAGACGACGCCGGCAGAAGC from the Corynebacterium durum genome contains:
- a CDS encoding SDR family NAD(P)-dependent oxidoreductase, with product MDLGLNGRTAVVTGGSKGLGFATVQALIDAGARVAFCARNAAEIKEAEEALGSGARGYVVDVTDAEQVEHFISEAAADFGGIDVLVNNAGGAHPGTGETITDDAFQADFNIKVLSWQRTIKAALPHLRKSDQARVINIGSVYAHSPSPAFFSTSVHRAAGVNLTKAWAVELAPDNILVNGVNIGVIETPQWANIRDKRAPGATMEEFFQATVDADIPLGRIGQPQELADVVAFLASARSSYVTGTIIDVAGGMGV
- a CDS encoding DUF6882 domain-containing protein codes for the protein MHTRIRRIGQRTVIYASLRQELMKQMFDEKVGTDDSVNYDVDLGIQRFAMVSNTGEVTAKAHLLASIAAQPPTILWAYAELLASHGAAVERAQKVRDYGLAHNEDELSSEEVAYTFPAGADQGDVIANVAHDIGSLALTVFGTDYYYYSAPIGGGSRMVLLLENLSEPVPPITLNELYARLPRYLQQVDDIPWSLEGFVELMPGWSLELNNDADAHHARITDDAGRSIRVTYQLDQYDRLTRLEMGLDD